From Lujinxingia litoralis, one genomic window encodes:
- a CDS encoding zinc metallopeptidase → MIFDPVYLLVLGVGGVLSMVAQVWVNSAFKKWSRVPTSRGMTGRQIAQAILDAQGIRDVGIEPVQGMLSDHYDPTAKMLRLSPDIYNGRSVAAAGIAAHEVGHAIQHKEGYAMMKLRQKMVPVANIGTNLGLWITIAGIVIGLSGLATVGVVLFGGAVAFTLVTLPVEFDASARAKRVLEAQGFVSGEEARGVNTVLSAAAATYVAAAVGAVLQLVYWAWRAGLMGDRR, encoded by the coding sequence ATGATTTTTGATCCCGTTTATCTGCTGGTGCTGGGGGTTGGCGGCGTGCTGAGCATGGTGGCTCAGGTGTGGGTGAATTCCGCGTTTAAGAAGTGGAGCCGCGTGCCCACCAGCCGCGGGATGACCGGTCGTCAGATCGCGCAGGCGATTCTGGATGCGCAGGGCATTCGCGATGTGGGCATTGAACCGGTCCAGGGGATGCTCTCCGACCACTACGATCCCACGGCCAAAATGTTGCGACTAAGCCCCGATATCTACAACGGGCGCTCGGTGGCCGCCGCCGGCATCGCGGCGCACGAGGTCGGTCATGCCATTCAGCATAAAGAGGGCTACGCGATGATGAAGCTGCGCCAGAAAATGGTGCCGGTGGCCAACATCGGGACCAACCTGGGGCTGTGGATCACCATCGCCGGCATCGTCATCGGGCTGAGCGGGTTGGCCACGGTCGGGGTGGTGCTCTTCGGGGGCGCGGTGGCCTTTACCCTGGTGACGCTTCCGGTGGAGTTTGATGCCTCGGCGCGTGCAAAGCGGGTGCTCGAAGCGCAGGGCTTTGTCAGCGGGGAGGAAGCCCGGGGTGTTAATACGGTGTTGAGCGCGGCGGCCGCGACCTATGTGGCGGCGGCGGTTGGGGCGGTGCTGCAGCTGGTGTACTGGGCCTGGCGCGCCGGCTTGATGGGCGATCGACGCTGA
- a CDS encoding PEGA domain-containing protein: protein MARKRSQGRVFAAFLSVWALSLGGFLGQAILAPGLVQAQEQGQRVAWQVEGEGADALIEAVAQALSTERSRHLLTPEDIEAQVRAGVRPWPSCALGVEPCGSATALAMDALGVELLVRVELAQVRPQLELNYEIVDWRGAQVSAGSLRERDARAAGFELVRELFDASGVISVESNPPGAQLWLAGEAVGRTPWSGKRAVGHYDFELVLEGYARAEGSVELGSGAAVRVDRTLAELPGRLRVLGAPQDAEIWIQDAPMGRADELLELPAGRYAMELRAPGFESLTRVVDVEPARLTETTVTMVNESSLLRDIDVAALVANRLQLVAALELGIHSSDPRQARGKAQGLEYSFEGWTDQGQLSDEARRRRTLVSGGLRLEALWEGERWGLGLLSLSYRGGGVEEAAALLTRPGGGSAPAVIEGRQVLVLRPMQLRYRYIWQNLVPHLETGLGVSWEHLRARETSTDEMITLTQTHAIWSLGAGLRYHFDARWSAGVSYRVEKLLGGDQRAAHVLGISIGMGLPDVPGLRPQPPEQL, encoded by the coding sequence GTGGCACGAAAAAGGTCGCAAGGTCGCGTTTTTGCGGCCTTTTTGAGCGTGTGGGCGCTGAGCCTGGGGGGCTTTCTGGGACAGGCTATCCTGGCTCCGGGGCTGGTTCAGGCCCAGGAGCAGGGCCAGCGTGTGGCCTGGCAGGTGGAGGGGGAGGGGGCGGATGCGCTGATCGAAGCGGTGGCGCAGGCGCTGTCGACGGAGCGGTCGCGGCATCTTTTGACCCCGGAGGATATCGAGGCGCAGGTACGCGCCGGAGTTCGACCCTGGCCGAGCTGCGCGCTGGGGGTGGAGCCCTGTGGCTCGGCCACCGCCCTGGCCATGGACGCGCTCGGCGTGGAATTGCTGGTGCGCGTGGAACTCGCGCAGGTGCGTCCTCAACTAGAACTTAACTACGAGATCGTGGACTGGCGAGGGGCCCAGGTCTCCGCCGGGTCGCTGCGGGAGCGCGACGCGCGGGCTGCCGGGTTTGAGCTGGTGCGAGAACTCTTCGACGCCAGTGGTGTGATTTCGGTGGAGAGCAACCCGCCCGGGGCCCAGCTCTGGCTGGCCGGCGAGGCGGTGGGGCGCACGCCCTGGAGCGGTAAGCGCGCGGTGGGGCACTACGACTTTGAGTTGGTGCTGGAGGGGTACGCCCGGGCCGAAGGCAGCGTGGAGCTGGGCAGCGGGGCGGCGGTGCGTGTGGACCGCACGCTCGCAGAGCTGCCCGGGCGGCTGCGGGTGCTGGGGGCGCCGCAGGATGCCGAGATCTGGATTCAAGACGCGCCGATGGGGCGCGCCGACGAGCTTCTGGAGCTGCCGGCGGGGCGCTACGCCATGGAGCTGCGCGCGCCGGGGTTCGAGTCGCTGACCCGGGTGGTCGACGTGGAGCCGGCTCGCCTGACCGAGACCACCGTGACGATGGTCAACGAGAGCAGCCTGCTGCGCGACATTGATGTGGCGGCGCTGGTGGCCAACCGCCTCCAGCTGGTGGCCGCCCTGGAGCTGGGGATCCACAGCAGCGACCCGCGCCAGGCCCGAGGCAAGGCCCAGGGCCTGGAGTACAGCTTTGAGGGGTGGACCGACCAGGGGCAGCTCTCGGATGAAGCTCGCCGGCGCCGCACCCTGGTCTCCGGCGGTCTGCGCCTGGAGGCGCTCTGGGAGGGGGAGCGCTGGGGCCTGGGCCTGCTGTCGCTGAGCTATCGGGGCGGCGGGGTGGAGGAGGCGGCCGCGCTGCTGACACGCCCCGGCGGCGGCAGCGCGCCGGCAGTGATCGAGGGGCGGCAGGTGCTGGTGCTCCGCCCGATGCAGCTGCGCTACCGCTACATCTGGCAAAACCTGGTGCCCCACCTGGAGACCGGCCTGGGCGTAAGCTGGGAGCACCTGCGTGCCCGGGAGACGAGCACCGACGAGATGATCACGCTGACCCAGACGCACGCGATCTGGTCGCTGGGTGCCGGGCTGCGCTACCACTTCGACGCCCGCTGGTCGGCGGGGGTCAGCTACCGCGTCGAGAAACTTTTGGGCGGGGATCAGCGCGCGGCTCACGTGCTGGGCATCAGCATCGGTATGGGACTCCCCGATGTCCCGGGTCTTCGGCCCCAACCCCCGGAGCAGCTATGA
- the rpoZ gene encoding DNA-directed RNA polymerase subunit omega codes for MARVTVEDCLEHIENRFALVMLATQRARELRRNNDRIFPSSNKEAVHSLREIGAGFVRFDEKSKRKLSKALGHDELAQEQAEKKG; via the coding sequence ATGGCTCGCGTAACCGTTGAAGATTGCCTGGAGCACATTGAGAACCGCTTCGCGTTGGTGATGCTGGCCACCCAGCGTGCCCGCGAGCTGCGTCGTAACAATGACCGGATCTTCCCCTCCTCGAACAAAGAGGCGGTGCACTCCCTGCGTGAGATCGGCGCGGGCTTTGTGCGCTTTGATGAGAAGAGCAAGCGCAAGCTCTCCAAGGCGCTGGGACACGACGAGCTGGCTCAGGAGCAGGCCGAGAAGAAGGGCTGA
- the prmC gene encoding peptide chain release factor N(5)-glutamine methyltransferase, with the protein MSSSETLGPPWTILKILRWTTDFLGERGCDSPRVDAEILLGHALDLPRIQLYAQFDRPLIESELSAYRQMIKRRAAGEPVAYILGERGFWNITLKTDARALIPRPDTETLVEAALKLLPAPDADQELRLADIGTGTGAIALALAAERPDLRVAATDISAETLGLAKENAELLDLSDRVSFFQGDLLQALPADWHALDMLVSNPPYIGESEREELMRDVRDFEPAAALFSGEDGLDILRRLIPASLDVLKPGAYLLLEIGYRQGAAVTGLLEDAGFKDIDILPDLGGRDRVARARRP; encoded by the coding sequence ATGAGCAGCTCTGAGACACTCGGCCCCCCCTGGACGATCCTGAAAATCCTGCGCTGGACCACCGACTTCCTTGGTGAGCGTGGTTGCGACTCGCCACGGGTCGACGCCGAGATCTTGCTGGGCCACGCGCTGGACCTGCCACGGATTCAGCTCTACGCCCAGTTTGACCGCCCGCTCATCGAATCCGAACTCTCGGCCTACCGCCAGATGATCAAGCGCCGGGCGGCCGGCGAGCCGGTGGCCTACATCCTTGGCGAGCGTGGCTTCTGGAACATCACGCTCAAGACCGATGCCCGGGCGCTGATTCCCCGTCCGGATACCGAAACCCTGGTCGAGGCGGCGCTCAAACTCCTGCCGGCCCCCGACGCTGACCAGGAGCTCCGACTGGCCGATATCGGCACCGGCACCGGCGCCATCGCCCTGGCCCTGGCCGCGGAACGCCCCGATCTGCGAGTTGCCGCCACCGATATCAGCGCCGAGACGCTGGGGCTCGCAAAAGAAAATGCCGAACTTCTGGACCTCAGCGACCGGGTGTCGTTCTTCCAGGGCGACCTGCTCCAGGCGCTTCCGGCTGACTGGCACGCGCTCGACATGCTGGTGAGCAATCCGCCCTACATTGGCGAGTCGGAACGCGAGGAGCTCATGCGCGATGTGCGCGACTTCGAACCGGCCGCCGCCCTCTTCTCGGGGGAGGACGGTCTCGACATTCTGCGGCGCCTGATTCCTGCGAGCCTTGATGTGCTCAAACCGGGCGCCTACCTCCTCCTTGAGATCGGCTACCGCCAGGGCGCGGCGGTCACCGGGCTGCTCGAAGACGCCGGTTTTAAGGACATCGATATCCTACCCGATCTGGGCGGACGCGACCGGGTGGCCCGGGCTCGCCGTCCCTGA
- a CDS encoding (2Fe-2S) ferredoxin domain-containing protein: MKPVDTSFCLAHLLVCVNERHGSSLPSCANKDAEAIYQRLRDWIEAHGMLSRIWLTRTGCLGWCHVQGTTVAIYPQNIWYRALTLEDCDRLIAEHLEPLLR; the protein is encoded by the coding sequence ATGAAACCTGTCGACACTTCGTTTTGCCTGGCGCACCTGCTGGTCTGCGTCAATGAGCGCCACGGCAGCTCGCTGCCCAGCTGCGCGAACAAAGACGCCGAAGCCATCTACCAGCGCCTGCGGGACTGGATTGAGGCCCACGGGATGCTCTCGCGCATCTGGCTCACACGCACCGGTTGCCTGGGGTGGTGCCACGTGCAGGGAACCACGGTGGCCATCTACCCACAGAACATCTGGTACCGAGCCTTAACGCTGGAAGACTGCGATCGCCTGATCGCCGAACACCTGGAACCCCTGCTGAGATGA
- a CDS encoding methyltransferase domain-containing protein: MAKKKEDVLQELTRVRFVGPALAEELYDDHGVRDLSALLALGKEGKLTELSGVGEKKASTILSSAQRLAERESAQKSNGKATAKPAPAQKKEKTPTKKSAPTKKSTPTKKSAPTKKSAPEAKAEAAKTDTAKTSAKPTPTPSEPSKPAPAIEKSPVAEPAAPAAEAPVSPKAKGPLRDRFIETLRCPACGHDDFEVSATSITCQACQRQFNLQDDVADLAPPHAPNRSVTQKLMETKFYAQFYEEIMRPRLTGVVSERTMREEYRLAADFLDFGDETRLIDVGCGTGNFTRYFAQRIGLAETRETGGDLPLVVGMDLSWPMLETARRNIRRENLDGRVFLVRGDATRIPMRRGSFNRLHCAGTLHLLNDIDEALRNFARILEPGGICVIGTFILGEGMMRRMAKRLAEIPTRFHWFSRDELHKRLERAGFEVVSDDVAGDAITIKARRV, encoded by the coding sequence ATGGCCAAGAAAAAAGAAGACGTCCTCCAAGAGCTGACCCGCGTGCGTTTTGTCGGCCCCGCTCTGGCCGAGGAACTCTACGACGACCACGGTGTGCGCGACCTCAGCGCGTTGCTGGCACTCGGCAAAGAAGGCAAACTCACCGAACTCAGCGGCGTCGGAGAGAAGAAGGCCTCCACCATTTTGAGCAGCGCCCAACGTCTGGCTGAGCGGGAGAGCGCCCAAAAATCCAACGGGAAAGCCACTGCGAAACCGGCTCCGGCCCAGAAGAAAGAGAAAACGCCGACAAAAAAGAGCGCGCCGACGAAAAAGAGCACTCCGACGAAAAAGAGCGCGCCGACGAAAAAGAGCGCTCCTGAAGCCAAAGCTGAAGCCGCAAAGACCGACACCGCCAAAACCTCTGCGAAGCCGACGCCGACGCCGAGCGAACCGAGCAAGCCAGCTCCCGCTATCGAAAAGTCTCCCGTTGCTGAGCCCGCAGCTCCGGCGGCCGAAGCCCCTGTCTCCCCCAAAGCAAAGGGCCCCCTTCGCGACCGCTTTATCGAGACGCTCCGCTGTCCGGCCTGTGGCCACGATGACTTCGAGGTCAGCGCCACCTCCATCACCTGCCAGGCCTGTCAGCGCCAGTTCAACCTCCAGGATGACGTCGCCGATCTGGCGCCTCCACACGCTCCCAACCGTTCGGTCACTCAGAAGCTGATGGAGACGAAGTTCTACGCGCAGTTCTACGAAGAGATCATGCGCCCGCGGCTGACCGGCGTGGTCAGCGAGCGCACCATGCGCGAAGAGTACCGACTGGCCGCCGACTTCCTGGACTTTGGCGACGAAACTCGCCTCATCGACGTGGGCTGCGGCACGGGCAACTTTACCCGCTACTTCGCCCAACGCATCGGTCTGGCCGAGACCCGCGAGACCGGCGGGGACCTGCCTTTGGTGGTGGGTATGGACCTCTCCTGGCCGATGCTTGAGACCGCGCGCCGCAACATTCGCCGAGAAAACCTCGACGGGCGCGTCTTCCTGGTGCGCGGCGATGCCACCCGCATCCCCATGCGTCGCGGCTCATTTAACCGTCTGCACTGCGCCGGCACGCTGCACCTGCTCAACGATATTGACGAAGCCCTGCGCAACTTCGCTCGTATCCTGGAGCCCGGGGGGATCTGCGTGATCGGGACCTTTATCCTCGGCGAGGGCATGATGCGGCGGATGGCCAAACGCCTGGCCGAGATTCCCACGCGCTTCCACTGGTTCTCCCGCGATGAGCTGCACAAGCGTCTGGAGCGCGCCGGCTTCGAGGTCGTCAGCGACGACGTGGCCGGAGACGCCATCACCATCAAGGCGCGTCGGGTCTAA
- a CDS encoding helix-turn-helix domain-containing protein, which translates to MNLEKEVYTTFEAAKICNANITSIKNWIEQGELRAFRTPGGHFRIERKVLDDFLTRHRMPNPFASQRQRRVLVAHPDRGLVERVQARFGDKIEYDSAGDALDALLKLGQWQPDVAVIESSLAGLDVFSLCEKLGSYEDLAATELVVICGEDAVEAMNLRGAGARWVVARGEGEDAVMEALRRALL; encoded by the coding sequence ATGAATCTCGAAAAAGAAGTCTACACAACCTTTGAAGCGGCCAAGATCTGCAACGCCAACATCACATCCATTAAGAATTGGATTGAGCAGGGAGAGTTGCGCGCGTTTCGTACCCCCGGTGGTCATTTTCGTATTGAGCGCAAGGTGCTCGATGACTTTTTGACGCGGCATCGCATGCCCAATCCCTTTGCCAGTCAGCGGCAGCGCCGGGTTCTGGTGGCGCACCCGGACCGCGGATTGGTGGAGCGGGTGCAGGCGCGTTTTGGAGACAAGATTGAGTATGACTCGGCCGGCGATGCGCTCGACGCCCTGCTGAAGTTGGGGCAGTGGCAGCCGGACGTGGCGGTGATTGAGAGCAGTCTGGCAGGGCTGGATGTGTTTAGTCTCTGCGAGAAGCTCGGCAGCTACGAGGACCTGGCAGCCACCGAGCTGGTGGTGATCTGCGGGGAGGACGCCGTGGAGGCCATGAATTTACGGGGTGCCGGGGCGCGCTGGGTGGTGGCCCGTGGCGAGGGAGAGGACGCGGTAATGGAGGCGCTCAGGCGCGCGCTTCTTTGA
- a CDS encoding SDR family oxidoreductase, protein MSKRTRRARKERVLVTGIGGNLGRAVARRLHRRYEVVGIDRRAVRHMPKDVDVEQVDIRRRRVEDVFRRQRLDAVVHLNIMHDPRSRQDEHHQFNIVGTQKVFELCAEHRVPKVVVLSSADVYGPDPRNDQFLKEDAALMGGQKFEAIRDLIALDMFCNTFFWRHPEIETVILRPVHIVGRVNNAPSRYLRLERPPTILGFDPMVQLIHVEDVVSAIEKALTPGIRGVFNLAGPSPVPLSLILGRLGRSPRPMPEPMLKWMLSTAWSLKLSDWPVPELDHIKYICMVDDSLARKQLGFAHEHGLESILRELGQGVRR, encoded by the coding sequence TTGAGCAAACGCACGCGACGCGCACGTAAAGAGCGAGTTTTGGTCACGGGGATTGGCGGCAACCTGGGACGCGCGGTCGCCCGGCGGCTGCATCGACGCTACGAGGTGGTGGGCATCGATCGCCGCGCGGTGCGGCATATGCCCAAGGACGTTGATGTGGAGCAGGTGGACATCCGGCGGCGTCGGGTGGAGGACGTGTTTCGCCGTCAGCGCCTGGACGCGGTCGTGCACCTCAACATCATGCACGATCCGCGCAGCCGTCAGGATGAGCATCACCAGTTCAATATCGTGGGCACCCAGAAGGTCTTTGAGCTCTGTGCGGAACATCGGGTGCCCAAGGTCGTGGTGCTCTCCAGCGCCGATGTGTACGGCCCCGACCCGCGAAACGATCAGTTTCTTAAGGAAGATGCCGCGCTGATGGGCGGGCAGAAGTTCGAGGCGATTCGTGACCTGATCGCGTTGGATATGTTCTGCAACACCTTTTTCTGGCGTCATCCTGAGATTGAAACGGTGATCCTGCGACCGGTTCATATTGTGGGGCGCGTCAATAACGCGCCCAGCCGCTACCTGCGCCTGGAGCGGCCTCCGACGATCCTGGGTTTTGATCCGATGGTTCAGCTCATTCACGTCGAAGATGTGGTCTCGGCCATTGAAAAGGCGCTAACACCTGGGATTCGCGGGGTTTTCAACCTGGCCGGTCCCTCGCCGGTGCCCCTCTCGCTGATCCTGGGGCGGCTCGGTCGTTCTCCGCGGCCGATGCCCGAGCCGATGCTCAAGTGGATGTTGAGCACGGCCTGGTCTCTTAAGCTCAGCGACTGGCCGGTGCCGGAGCTCGATCATATTAAGTACATCTGTATGGTCGACGACTCGCTGGCGCGAAAGCAGCTGGGCTTTGCTCATGAGCATGGTCTGGAGTCGATCTTGCGCGAGCTGGGCCAGGGCGTGCGTCGCTGA
- a CDS encoding lysophospholipid acyltransferase family protein, which translates to MLQKVKEQVDGALVHAIREDVWERIRTMDAGQNEYGFDPFGFEPEFLKYVAPPAIWLYRNYFRVETFGMEHIPDSGPVLLVANHTGQIPLDGMMIATAGLIDRSPPRMVRSMVERWVPSIPFISRIFARAGQVVGTRENARILLRRGGCILVFPEGQRGINKTYDRAYQLQEFGLGFMRLALATGTPIVPVSVVGAEEQMPALYDVKSLAKVLGMPAFPITPTWPLLGPLGALPLPVKYRIYFGEPMRFEGDPDEEDRVVGGHVERVREVIAQMIDRGLQERRGVFF; encoded by the coding sequence ATGTTGCAGAAGGTTAAAGAGCAGGTCGATGGGGCGCTGGTTCACGCGATCCGGGAAGATGTCTGGGAGCGCATTCGCACCATGGATGCGGGGCAGAATGAGTACGGATTTGACCCCTTCGGCTTTGAGCCGGAGTTCTTAAAGTACGTGGCTCCGCCGGCCATCTGGCTTTACCGGAACTATTTTCGGGTGGAGACCTTCGGCATGGAGCACATCCCGGATAGCGGGCCGGTGTTGCTGGTGGCCAACCACACCGGTCAGATCCCGCTGGACGGGATGATGATCGCCACGGCCGGGCTCATCGATCGCTCTCCCCCGCGTATGGTGCGCTCGATGGTCGAGCGCTGGGTGCCCTCAATCCCCTTCATCTCGCGGATCTTTGCGCGGGCCGGCCAGGTGGTGGGCACCCGGGAGAACGCCCGGATTTTGCTGCGCCGGGGCGGTTGCATCCTGGTGTTTCCGGAGGGGCAGCGGGGCATCAACAAGACCTATGATCGGGCCTATCAGCTCCAGGAGTTCGGGCTGGGGTTTATGCGCCTGGCGCTGGCGACCGGCACGCCCATCGTGCCGGTGAGTGTGGTCGGTGCCGAGGAGCAGATGCCGGCGCTCTACGATGTGAAGTCGCTGGCGAAGGTGCTGGGGATGCCGGCATTTCCGATCACGCCGACCTGGCCGCTGCTCGGTCCGCTGGGGGCGTTGCCGCTGCCGGTGAAGTACCGGATTTACTTTGGCGAGCCGATGCGTTTTGAGGGCGACCCGGATGAGGAAGATCGGGTGGTCGGCGGGCATGTCGAGCGGGTGCGTGAGGTGATCGCGCAGATGATCGACCGTGGTTTGCAGGAGCGGCGAGGAGTGTTCTTTTGA
- a CDS encoding CehA/McbA family metallohydrolase, which produces MTMQGVWRARAAAVAMIVGMGAVGCSDEPQGNQDGGPGDVGTDVGNDAGDAGDAGPWACTGEPCVIEDPYALVPPQPGVDPDGGPAPEVGPAAGEARVWRIGEEGTGFEGVWSHCRQGDFMFANAEVRICVQQAEGGRYETYTGGKIVDAHRVGQQGDDVLDMAIPLIGFGTASADRVEVVRDGSDGGVAVLRIIGTDIELAHISGVLGQRFGNPLGLEVITEYRLAPDAVSLEMVSFVKAPPGRSPSPQLGEWLAYGDRARTWTPGLGFGTGRQAMPWLGAIGPDRSFGLAFEETASPLAIASSQGIPYAEMRIAGGKLSDSEPSIVRRFFMVGDGTLDSLRVEGARLHGETPDWEPVNLRVVDTAGAPVEGVELLITAGEEAFTVATTDAQGSAEVLLTPGLGYQARLTDFAGPLTLERTFEADGEPVEFVISEVGRIHLTVTEEGSGASLPARARFVGDGADFTLYVADGELQAVVPAGSYQVVLTRGMEYDVKVIDVEIVAGEEASYSASLVHGVETDGWISADFHQHMEPSIDSEVHVRDRVLENVTQGLELVVPTDHEVVTDLSGVIEALGLQQYVSTFPGVEISPVYSHFNLYPFPYDPDRRGRGSIELAYRDAIDGEVYLRRMPEVVSIARGFENPPLVQMNHPRSSSGMFSHVNYDPELGPDAVTHEDFVADIDAVEVINRFGDVCLVLADWSGLLNSGRRVTGLGNSDSHRANGEAGVPRNFLHIDAAPGAIEADEVKQVMLAQQVSVGSHAFIDFGDGRLPGDEIEAASGEEVSFSVRVQTPDWAQAERLFVIVNGSVVETIERSAEPGARLDFEETLELSFDEDSWVVFWVDGPPPSGSVSYSERVLAFTNPVYVKVSGAESWQAPGARALDLGAINTGYCSE; this is translated from the coding sequence ATGACGATGCAAGGTGTGTGGCGCGCCCGGGCAGCAGCCGTGGCGATGATCGTGGGGATGGGCGCGGTAGGCTGCAGCGATGAGCCTCAGGGAAATCAGGACGGCGGTCCGGGCGATGTGGGGACCGACGTCGGGAACGATGCGGGCGATGCGGGTGATGCGGGGCCCTGGGCATGCACCGGTGAGCCCTGTGTGATCGAAGACCCCTACGCGCTGGTACCGCCGCAGCCGGGAGTTGATCCCGACGGGGGACCGGCTCCCGAGGTTGGTCCGGCGGCCGGCGAAGCCCGGGTGTGGCGGATCGGCGAGGAGGGCACCGGCTTTGAGGGGGTCTGGAGCCACTGCCGGCAGGGCGATTTTATGTTCGCCAATGCCGAGGTGCGCATCTGTGTTCAGCAAGCCGAGGGCGGGCGCTACGAGACGTACACCGGAGGGAAGATCGTCGACGCGCATCGGGTGGGGCAGCAGGGCGATGATGTGCTCGATATGGCGATTCCGCTGATCGGCTTTGGCACCGCCAGCGCCGATCGGGTGGAGGTGGTGCGCGACGGCAGCGACGGTGGGGTCGCCGTGCTGCGTATCATCGGCACCGACATTGAGCTTGCCCATATCTCCGGCGTGCTGGGGCAGCGCTTTGGCAATCCGCTGGGGCTTGAGGTGATCACGGAGTATCGTCTGGCGCCGGACGCGGTGAGCCTGGAGATGGTCTCGTTTGTGAAGGCTCCCCCCGGACGCTCGCCATCGCCGCAGCTTGGGGAGTGGCTGGCGTATGGCGACCGCGCCCGCACCTGGACGCCGGGGCTGGGGTTTGGGACGGGGCGTCAGGCCATGCCCTGGCTCGGTGCCATCGGACCTGATCGCAGCTTTGGGCTGGCCTTTGAGGAGACGGCTTCCCCGCTGGCGATCGCTTCCTCGCAGGGCATTCCCTACGCCGAGATGCGCATCGCCGGGGGCAAACTCTCCGACAGCGAGCCGAGCATCGTGCGCCGCTTCTTCATGGTGGGTGACGGCACCCTGGATTCGCTGCGCGTGGAGGGCGCGCGCCTGCATGGCGAGACGCCGGACTGGGAGCCGGTGAACCTGCGCGTGGTCGACACCGCCGGCGCGCCGGTCGAAGGTGTGGAGCTGCTAATCACCGCCGGAGAAGAGGCGTTCACCGTGGCGACCACCGACGCGCAGGGGAGCGCGGAGGTGTTGCTTACCCCGGGGCTCGGCTATCAGGCGCGGCTCACCGACTTTGCCGGCCCTTTGACGCTCGAGCGCACCTTTGAGGCCGACGGGGAGCCGGTGGAGTTTGTGATCAGCGAAGTGGGGCGGATTCACCTCACAGTCACCGAAGAGGGCTCCGGGGCGTCGCTGCCGGCGCGCGCACGCTTTGTGGGCGATGGTGCCGACTTCACGCTGTATGTTGCCGATGGCGAGCTCCAAGCGGTGGTGCCGGCCGGCAGCTACCAGGTCGTGCTCACCCGGGGTATGGAGTACGACGTGAAGGTCATCGATGTGGAGATCGTCGCTGGCGAGGAGGCTTCGTACAGTGCGTCTCTGGTGCATGGCGTGGAGACCGATGGCTGGATCAGCGCCGATTTTCACCAGCATATGGAGCCGAGCATCGACAGCGAGGTTCATGTGCGTGATCGCGTGCTGGAGAACGTCACCCAGGGGCTGGAGCTGGTGGTGCCCACCGATCATGAGGTTGTCACGGACCTGAGCGGCGTCATTGAGGCGCTGGGGCTGCAGCAGTACGTTTCGACCTTCCCGGGCGTGGAGATCTCGCCGGTTTACTCGCACTTTAACCTCTATCCCTTCCCCTACGATCCGGATCGTCGGGGCCGGGGCTCCATTGAGCTGGCCTACCGCGATGCGATTGACGGGGAGGTGTATCTGAGGCGGATGCCCGAGGTGGTGTCGATCGCCCGTGGGTTTGAGAATCCGCCGCTGGTGCAGATGAACCACCCGCGCAGCAGCTCCGGGATGTTTAGCCATGTGAACTACGACCCGGAGCTCGGTCCCGATGCGGTGACGCATGAAGACTTCGTAGCGGACATTGATGCGGTGGAGGTGATCAACCGCTTTGGTGACGTGTGTCTGGTGCTGGCCGACTGGAGTGGGCTGCTCAACAGCGGCCGCCGGGTCACGGGGCTGGGCAACTCCGATAGTCACCGCGCCAATGGCGAGGCCGGGGTTCCGCGTAACTTCCTGCATATTGACGCTGCTCCCGGGGCCATTGAGGCCGATGAGGTCAAGCAGGTGATGCTCGCTCAACAGGTGAGCGTGGGCTCGCACGCGTTTATCGACTTTGGCGACGGACGTCTTCCCGGCGATGAGATTGAGGCGGCGTCTGGCGAGGAGGTGAGCTTCTCGGTGCGCGTGCAGACTCCGGACTGGGCCCAGGCGGAGCGCCTCTTTGTGATCGTCAACGGTTCGGTGGTGGAGACGATCGAGCGCAGCGCCGAGCCCGGGGCCCGGTTGGACTTTGAGGAGACCCTGGAGCTGAGCTTTGACGAGGATTCCTGGGTGGTCTTTTGGGTTGATGGTCCGCCGCCCTCGGGGTCTGTAAGCTACAGCGAGCGGGTGCTCGCGTTTACCAACCCGGTGTATGTGAAGGTCAGTGGAGCGGAGAGCTGGCAGGCTCCCGGGGCGCGGGCGTTGGACCTGGGCGCGATCAATACCGGCTACTGCAGCGAGTAA